A single Anopheles maculipalpis chromosome 3RL, idAnoMacuDA_375_x, whole genome shotgun sequence DNA region contains:
- the LOC126560983 gene encoding uncharacterized protein LOC126560983, translating to MSGKRVFSVLLLLIPLTSGAGLMKYSTCATIQYQLSLIGDSIRHEARNFQSAPFYAGETVDVRLRLLLDAYHNRIAQYQQYGNQMSTFVQGKLKQFNLPVDGLENNISLIEKIFSTVEDRNAFQRLQVTEQKQSNQNVTAEIAENQKLLETLKLQSQQLQLQLAGLNETLALVETENKKLQATINDNAPHVRG from the coding sequence ATGTCTGGAAAGCGCGTGTTTTCAGTGCTTCTGCTTCTGATTCCACTAACATCCGGCGCTGGTTTGATGAAGTATTCCACCTGTGCTACGATACAGTACCAACTTTCTCTCATCGGTGATTCGATACGGCATGAGGCACGCAATTTTCAATCGGCTCCATTCTATGCGGGAGAAACGGTTGACGTACGATTAAGACTGCTGCTTGATGCGTACCACAACCGAATCGCCCAGTACCAGCAGTATGGAAACCAGATGTCAACGTTTGTGCAAGGCAAGCTGAAGCAGTTCAACCTACCGGTCGATGGTTTGGAGAACAATATATCGTTGATAGAGAAAATCTTTAGCACCGTGGAAGATCGGAACGCTTTCCAGCGACTGCAAGTGACCGAGCAGAAGCAATCGAATCAGAATGTAACTGCCGAAATAGCGGAAAATCAAAAACTGCTTGAGACGCTGAAGCTACAATCGCAACAGTTACAATTGCAGCTGGCAGGATTGAACGAAACACTTGCGCTGGTGGAAACGGAAAATAAGAAGCTACAGGCCACGATTAACGATAATGCTCCTCATGTACGGGGTTAG
- the LOC126560984 gene encoding uncharacterized protein LOC126560984: MAIRWTLRLVPVFALLISGGYGWFTYCSPEVDYFENIQSLLELATTRYGVYYSYSKNDTHPTVLQLLDRLNVDLTKQISAKHSIETYTADKLNHYGVSRTAASSVSEVHSLKEIFRVLDADNDLMLSELEHQRKEYVAKQQALNQLQDKIQALRGANVALEASIKARNDTLSKANATKTGLQKTMLERGLEQQ; the protein is encoded by the coding sequence ATGGCGATTCGTTGGACATTACGTTTGGTGCCGGTTTTCGCGCTGCTCATCAGTGGCGGTTACGGCTGGTTTACGTACTGTTCACCAGAAGTGGACTACTTTGAGAACATTCAGAGCCTATTGGAGTTGGCCACTACCCGGTACGGTGTGTATTACTCATACTCAAAAAATGACACCCATCCAACAGTGCTGCAATTACTGGATCGACTCAACGTCGATCTTACCAAGCAGATCTCTGCCAAGCATTCCATCGAAACGTACACGGCAGATAAACTCAACCACTATGGAGTAAGCCGAACAGCTGCCAGCAGTGTTAGTGAGGTTCACAGTCTGAAGGAAATATTCCGTGTGCTGGATGCGGACAATGATTTGATGCTGAGCGAGCTGGAACACCAGCGTAAAGAGTATGTGGCAAAACAGCAGGCACTGAACCAGCTGCAGGACAAAATCCAAGCACTGCGTGGCGCCAACGTTGCGCTGGAAGCAAGCATCAAGGCACGAAACGATACCCTATCGAAGGCCAACGCCACTAAAACTGGGCTCCAAAAAACCATGCTCGAACGTGGGCTTGAACAGCAGTGA